In Brassica rapa cultivar Chiifu-401-42 chromosome A06, CAAS_Brap_v3.01, whole genome shotgun sequence, a single window of DNA contains:
- the LOC103872363 gene encoding mediator of RNA polymerase II transcription subunit 15a, with amino-acid sequence MDNNNWRPSGDQQRQQLYQSQRTLPEIPSYSTAQTESGNAVDWQEEVFQKIKTIQEAYLPDLAVIYQRAASRVQQMGSLPRQRRSEQFEKLKQFKAAVERMILFLSVSKRDVIPALRDKVAIYEKQTIDLVNMLRPRNPVQQGELPQQSSHVVFSSQGQQSQNQPSQQQLMMPLQSHHQQLQQPNLLQRLQSSGQFTGSLLPPQNVVDQQRQQLYQSQRTLPEIPSYSTAQTESGNAVDWQEEVFQKIKTIQEAYLPDLAVIYQRAASRVQQMGSLPRQRRSEQFEKLKQFKAAVERMILFLSVSKRDVIPALRDKVAIYEKQTIDLVNMLRPRNPVQQGELPQQSSHVVFSSQGQQSQNQPSQQQLMMPLQSHHQQLQQPNLLQRLQSSGQFTGSLLPPQNVVDQQRQTLPEIPSSLLNSMAQTESGNSVDWQEEVYQKIKTLRDTYLSDLKEVKQRVAAKLQQNSFPHQQRSLQFNRLKQLKTMLERMIQFLSVSKRNIKPALKDKVASYERQIKRFVNMHMPRKPVQQGQLPQPQMQPVKQQSSQNGNLAINRGDWRALHPPGSRQKNVNTLLETLKKHVPYSGEEGIEELMRIAVSFEELIFNTAKNQMDYFCKISLKMQSMKEES; translated from the exons ATGGATAACAACAATTGGAGGCCTTCAGGAGACCAACAGAGACAACAACTGTATCAATCCCAAAGAACCCTTCCGGAGATTCCATCAT ACTCCACGGCACAGACGGAAAGTGGAAATGCGGTTGATTGGCAAGAGGAGGTTTTCCAAAAg ATCAAAACTATACAAGAAGCGTACTTACCTGATCTTGCCGTAATCTATCAGAGAGCTGCATCCAGGGTGCAGcaa ATGGGTTCTCTTCCGCGGCAACGAAGATCAGAGCAGTTTGAGAAATTGAAACAGTTCAAGGCAGCGGTGGAGCGAATGATACTATTCCTATCGGTGTCAAAGAGAGATGTCATACCTGCATTAAGGGATAAGGTGGCTATCTATGAGAAGCAGACTATAGATTTGGTAAATATGCTAAGGCCGAGGAATCCAGTTCAGCAAGGGGAGCTTCCCCAACAATCATCTCatgttgtgttttcttctcaaGGCCAACAGTCACAAAATCAGCCATCCCAGCAGCAGCTGATGATGCCCCTTCAGTCGCATCATCAGCAGTTACAACAACCTAATCTGCTACAAAGGCTACAATCTTCAGGCCAATTCACAGGTTCCCTGCTTCCACCTCAAAATGTAGTGGACCAACAGAGACAA CAACTATATCAATCCCAAAGAACCCTTCCGGAGATTCCATCAT ACTCCACGGCACAGACGGAAAGTGGAAATGCGGTTGATTGGCAAGAGGAGGTTTTCCAAAAg ATCAAAACTATACAAGAAGCGTACTTACCTGATCTTGCCGTAATCTATCAGAGAGCTGCATCCAGGGTGCAgcaa ATGGGTTCTCTTCCGCGGCAACGAAGATCAGAGCAGTTTGAGAAATTGAAACAGTTCAAGGCAGCGGTGGAGCGAATGATACTATTCCTATCGGTGTCAAAGAGAGATGTCATACCTGCATTAAGGGATAAGGTGGCTATCTATGAGAAGCAGACTATAGATTTGGTAAATATGCTAAGGCCGAGGAATCCAGTTCAGCAAGGGGAGCTTCCCCAACAATCATCTCatgttgtgttttcttctcaaGGCCAACAGTCACAAAATCAGCCATCCCAGCAGCAGCTGATGATGCCCCTTCAGTCGCATCATCAGCAGTTACAACAACCTAATCTGCTACAAAGGCTACAATCTTCAGGCCAATTCACAGGTTCCCTGCTTCCACCTCAAAATGTAGTGGACCAACAGAGACAAACCCTTCCAGAGATTCCATCCT cATTGTTAAACTCCATGGCACAGACGGAAAGTGGAAATTCTGTTGATTGGCAAGAGGAGGTTTACCAAAAG ATCAAAACTTTGAGAGATACGTACTTATCAGATCTAAAAGAAGTCAAACAGAGAGTTGCAGCCAAGTTGCAGCAA AATTCTTTTCCGCATCAACAAAGATCTCTGCAGTTTAATAGATTGAAACAATTAAAGACAATGTTGGAGCGAATGATACAATTCCTATCCGTTTCAAAGAGAAATATAAAACCTGCATTAAAGGATAAGGTGGCTTCTTATGAGAGGCAGATTAAACGTTTCGTAAATATGCACATGCCGAGGAAGCCAGTTCAGCAAGGGCAGCTTCCGCAACCTCAGATGCAGCCTGTGAAGCAACAGTCATCTCAGAACG GTAATCTTGCCATAAACAGAGGTGACTGGAGAGCTCTACATCCACCAGGTTCACGCCAGAAGAATGTCAACACGCT ATTGGAAACACTGAAGAAACATGTTCCATATTCTGGGGAAGAAGGAATCGAAGAGCTCATGAGAATTGCTGTGAGCTTCGAGGAGTTGATTTTCAACACCGCGAAAAATCAG ATGGACTACTTTTGCAAAATATCCTTGAAGATGCAGAGTATGAAAGAGGAAAGCTAA
- the LOC103872372 gene encoding uncharacterized protein LOC103872372 isoform X1, with translation MAPSVNNGEPAMDANDWRTHLPFDSRQKIVNKIMATLMKHLPYSGPEGINELKRIAVRFEEKVFSSSVHQNDYLRKISMKMLTMETKSQNVAGSASSIPADSSNLAFDELNNLMINNGNVEPFLLNEEPAIKSGDWRTQLPPGSRQNIVNKIMDTLKKHFPYSGPEGINELKRIAARFEEKIFSSAVHQTDYLRKISMKILTMETKAQNAAGSDSSILADSNNLTLDDIMNHLIKDNAEPSLLNVEPAINSGDWRIQLPPDSRQKNIDKLLETLKKHIPYSGKEGIEELMRVAVSFEELIFNTATSQVDYLSKISSRMQSMEEGSEIKQEEFSKRRKTS, from the exons ATGGCGCCTTCTGTTAATAACGGAGAACCTGCCATGGACGCAAATGACTGGAGAACTCATTTGCCATTTGATTCACGACAGAAGATCGTCAACAAGAT AATGGCTACACTAATGAAGCACCTTCCATATTCTGGACCAGAAGGAATCAACGAGCTCAAGAGAATAGCTGTTAGGTTCGAGGAGAAAGTTTTCAGCAGTTCTGTTCACCAG AATGATTACCTTCGGAAAATATCTATGAAGATGTTGACTATGGAGACTAAATCGCAAAATGTAGCCGGTTCCGCTTCTTCTATCCCTGCTGATAGTAGCAACCTAGCCTTCGATGAACTTA ACAATCTCATGATCAATAATGGCAATGTAGAGCCTTTTCTCCTGAACGAAGAACCTGCCATAAAATCAGGTGACTGGAGAACTCAACTGCCACCGGGTTCACGACAGAACATCGTCAACAAGAT AATGGATACACTAAAGAAGCACTTTCCGTATTCTGGACCAGAAGGGATTAACGAGCTCAAGAGAATTGCTGCCAGGTTCGAGGAGAAAATTTTCAGCAGTGCTGTTCACCAG acTGATTACCTCCGGAAAATATCGATGAAGATCCTGACTATGGAGACTAAAGCTCAAAATGCAGCTGGTTCCGATTCTTCTATCCTTGCTGATAGTAACAACCTAACCTTGGATGACATTA TGAATCATTTGATCAAGGACAATGCAGAGCCTTCTCTCCTGAACGTGGAACCTGCCATAAACTCAGGTGACTGGAGAATTCAACTGCCACCTGATTCACGCCAGAAGAATATCGACAAGCT ATTGGAAACACTGAAGAAACATATTCCATATTCTGGGAAAGAAGGAATCGAAGAGCTCATGAGAGTTGCTGTCAGCTTCGAGGAGTTAATTTTCAACACCGCGACAAGTCAG GTGGATTACT TGAGCAAAATATCCTCAAGGATGCAGAGTATGGAAGAGGGAAGCGAAATCAAACAAGAGGAGTTTTCAAAACGGCGTAAAACATCCTAA
- the LOC103872365 gene encoding uncharacterized protein LOC103872365: protein MFFFFAGGLGQQVRQVLKSGAGKCIRCGSEADLVDYDKVLKLFFVPVWRWPGKDQVLHCRDCDLFFPPPISLATCRFCDRVVEPEFRFCPFCGSSL from the coding sequence ATGTTCTTTTTCTTCGCTGGTGGATTAGGGCAACAGGTGAGGCAGGTGCTCAAATCCGGCGCCGGAAAGTGCATAAGATGTGGCTCGGAGGCCGATTTGGTGGATTACGACAAAGTCTTGAAGCTGTTCTTTGTTCCTGTCTGGAGATGGCCCGGGAAAGATCAAGTACTCCATTGTAGAGACTGCGATCTGTTTTTCCCTCCGCCGATATCTCTAGCTACGTGCCGTTTCTGCGATCGAGTCGTGGAGCCTGAGTTCCGTTTCTGCCCCTTTTGTGGCTCTTCTCTGTGA
- the LOC103872372 gene encoding mediator of RNA polymerase II transcription subunit 15a isoform X5: MGPSCPNGERAIDTLDWRTQLQSDARESIVNMITEALKKQHLPFSGPEGVNEHSKIASRFEDKVFNTAANLNDYLRKISLEVLTIENTVKNAADPGSLMDNNSLRPSYLPNRESAVDTGDWRAQLPPATRKMIVNNITDTLVKHHSGTERSNERRGFAARLEENIFNSADHQIDYLRQISAKISLLAASNSLPLDLGHLGINRGDWRTQHPPGSRQKNVNKLLETLKKHIPYSGKEGIEELMRVAVSFEELIFNTATSQVDYLSKISSRMQSMEEGSEIKQEEFSKRRKTS; this comes from the exons ATGGGGCCTTCTTGTCCCAATGGGGAACGTGCGATTGACACATTAGACTGGAGAACTCAATTGCAGTCTGATGCACGTGAGAGCATTGTCAACATGAT AACGGAAGCACTGAAGAAACAACACCTTCCATTTTCTGGACCAGAGGGAGTCAACGAGCACAGTAAAATTGCCTCCAGATTTGAGGATAAAGTTTTCAACACTGCTGCTAACTTG AATGATTACCTTCGGAAAATATCCTTAGAGGTGCTGACGATAGAAAACACGGTTAAAAATGCAGCTGATCCGG GAAGCCTAATGGACAATAACAGTCTGAGGCCTTCTTATCTTCCCAACAGAGAATCTGCCGTGGACACTGGAGACTGGAGAGCTCAACTGCCACCTGCTACTCGCAAGATGATTGTCAACAATAT AACGGATACACTAGTGAAGCACCATTCCGGGACAGAGAGATCCAACGAGCGCAGGGGATTTGCTGCCAGATTGGAGGAGAATATTTTCAACAGTGCTGATCACCAG ATTGATTACCTTCGCCAAATATCCGCAAAGATATCTCTCCTTGCTGCCAGCAACAGCCTACCCTTGGATCTAG GTCATCTTGGCATAAACAGAGGTGACTGGAGAACTCAACATCCACCAGGTTCACGCCAGAAGAATGTCAACAAGCT ATTGGAAACACTGAAGAAACATATTCCATATTCTGGGAAAGAAGGAATCGAAGAGCTCATGAGAGTTGCTGTCAGCTTCGAGGAGTTAATTTTCAACACCGCGACAAGTCAG GTGGATTACT TGAGCAAAATATCCTCAAGGATGCAGAGTATGGAAGAGGGAAGCGAAATCAAACAAGAGGAGTTTTCAAAACGGCGTAAAACATCCTAA
- the LOC103872364 gene encoding mediator of RNA polymerase II transcription subunit 15a, translating to MDNNNWRLSIPNGESAAINNGEWRKQLPPDSRQKIVNKIMEILSRHLPQSGPEGINELMRIAARFEEKIFSGAVNQTDYLRKISMKMLAMETKSQNAAGSSATTPAANNTTSMDSIPANQGQLLPGTLPNNQSQAPQPLMSQTIQSNTASGMAGSTGLPSSIPPVSSIGNDNVTSVVNQNSNMQNVAGVLQDSSGQHGLSSNMLSGSHRQMLRRPHTMSSQQQQLLRQNFRSGNFSNPNSVLPSQIHPGSTTSATQPSAVSSAPLQGLHTNQQSSPQVSAQSSLLRQHPQSQQASVIHQQQTSLPQQSISPQQQAQLMRQQASNSSVIQQRQMMGQHVVGAMQQQHQQRLLNQQNNTMNMQQQQNQHPPAQQQFISQQNSLHQQQPLGIQSNVAGLQQPQQQLLSSQTNQQSVHMLSQPTAALQRTHQAGHGLFPSQGQQSQNQPSQQQMMPLQSHHQQLQQPNLLQQDVQQRLQSSGQVTGSLLPPQNVVDQQRQLYQSQRTLPEMPSSSVDSTAQTENANGVDWQEEVYQKIKIMKDAYLPDVTEIYQRVIAKLQQMDSLPQQQRSEQFNKLKQFKIMVERMIQFLSVSKRNIVPALRDRVAYYEKQIVDFLNMHRPRKLVQQGKLPQPQMQPVKQQSSQNGNLAINTVDWRTLHPPASRQKNVNTLLETLKKNLPYSGEEGIEELMRIAVSFEELIFNTAKNQMDYFCKISLKMQSMEEGS from the exons ATGGATAACAACAATTGGAGACTTTCCATTCCAAATGGAGAATCTGCAGCCATTAACAATGGTGAGTGGAGAAAACAGTTGCCACCTGATTCACGCCAGAAGATCGTTAACAAGAT AATGGAAATACTAAGCAGGCACCTTCCTCAATCTGGACCAGAAGGAATTAATGAGCTCATGAGAATTGCTGCCAGGTTCGAGGAGAAAATTTTCAGCGGTGCTGTTAACCAG ACTGATTACCTTCGGAAGATATCCATGAAGATGCTGGCTATGGAGACTAAATCTCAAAATGCAGCTGGCTCTTCAGCAACTACCCCTGCTGCTAATAATACCACATCAATGGATTCAA TACCCGCCAATCAAGGGCAACTTCTTCCAGGAACGTTACCGAACAATCAATCTCAAGCACCTCAGCCGTTGATGTCCCAAACCATTCAGAGTAATACAGCCTCTGGAATGGCGGGCTCTACTGGTTTACCATCTTCCATACCGCCTGTTTCTTCCATAGGCAATGATAATGTCACAAGTGTTGTAAATCAGAATTCCAATATGCAAAATGTAGCCGGAGTGTTGCAAGATTCATCTGGGCAGCATGGCCTTTCGTCCAACATGCTTTCAGGATCCCATAGGCAGATGTTGCGCAGGCCGCATACTATGTCTTCTCAGCAGCAGCAACTTCTCAGGCAGAATTTTCGGTCAGGGAACTTTTCCAATCCCAATTCGGTTTTGCCGTCGCAGATACATCCTGGTAGTACGACATCTGCGACGCAGCCCTCAGCTGTGAGCTCAGCTCCCCTCCAAGGTCTCCACACAAATCAACAATCAAGTCCTCAAGTGTCTGCTCAATCATCGCTGCTAAGGCAACATCCGCAATCACAACAAGCCTCTGTGATCCATCAGCAACAAACTTCATTGCCGCAGCAGTCTATTTCTCCTCAGCAGCAAGCACAACTGATGCGGCAACAAGCTTCAAATAGCTCTGTCATCCAACAGAGGCAGATGATGGGGCAGCATGTTGTTGGGGCTATGCAGCAGCAACATCAGCAAAGGTTACTGAACCAACAAAATAATACTATGAACATGCAACAGCAGCAGAATCAACACCCACCGGCCCAGCAGCAATTCATATCTCAACAAAACAGCCTTCATCAGCAGCAACCACTGGGCATTCAAAGCAATGTTGCAGGACTGCAGCAACCACAACAACAGTTGCTCAGTTCCCAGACTAACCAGCAGTCGGTGCACATGTTATCACAGCCAACCGCTGCACTGCAACGAACACACCAGGCTGGCCATGGCTTATTTCCTTCTCAGGGACAACAGTCACAAAATCAGCCATCCCAGCAGCAGATGATGCCCCTTCAGTCGCATCATCAGCAGTTACAACAACCCAATCTGCTACAACAGGATGTGCAACAAAGGCTACAATCTTCAGGCCAAGTGACAGGTTCCCTGCTTCCACCCCAAAATGTAGTGGACCAACAGAGACAACTGTATCAATCCCAAAGAACCCTTCCGGAGATGCCATCAT CATCGGTAGACTCAACGGCACAGACGGAAAATGCAAATGGTGTTGATTGGCAAGAGGAGGTTTACCAAAAG ATCAAAATTATGAAAGATGCGTACTTACCAGATGTTACCGAAATCTACCAGAGAGTTATAGCCAAGTTGCAGCAA ATGGATTCTCTTCCGCAGCAACAAAGATCAGAGCAGTTTAATAAATTGAAACAATTCAAGATAATGGTGGAGCGAATGATACAATTCCTGTCGGTTTCAAAGAGAAATATCGTGCCTGCATTAAGGGATAGGGTGGCTTATTATGAGAAGCAGATTGTAGATTTCTTAAATATGCACAGGCCGAGGAAGCTAGTACAGCAAGGGAAGCTTCCGCAACCTCAGATGCAGCCTGTGAAGCAACAGTCATCTCAGAACG GTAATCTTGCCATAAACACAGTTGACTGGAGAACTCTACATCCACCAGCTTCACGCCAAAAGAATGTCAACACGCT ATTGGAAACACTGAAGAAGAATCTTCCATATTCTGGGGAAGAAGGAATCGAAGAGCTCATGAGAATTGCTGTCAGCTTCGAGGAGTTGATTTTCAACACCGCAAAAAATCAG ATGGACTACTTTTGCAAAATATCCTTGAAGATGCAGAGTATGGAAGAGGGAAGCTAA
- the LOC103872372 gene encoding mediator of RNA polymerase II transcription subunit 15a isoform X6, with amino-acid sequence MGPSCPNGERAIDTLDWRTQLQSDARESIVNMITEALKKQHLPFSGPEGVNEHSKIASRFEDKVFNTAANLNDYLRKISLEVLTIENTVKNAADPAGKANVDVGSLMDNNSLRPSYLPNRESAVDTGDWRAQLPPATRKMIVNNITDTLVKHHSGTERSNERRGFAARLEENIFNSADHQIDYLRQISAKISLLAASNSLPLDLGHLGINRGDWRTQHPPGSRQKNVNKLLETLKKHVPYSGKEGIEELMRIAVSFEELIFNTARNQVDYLSKISLKMQNLEEAT; translated from the exons ATGGGGCCTTCTTGTCCCAATGGGGAACGTGCGATTGACACATTAGACTGGAGAACTCAATTGCAGTCTGATGCACGTGAGAGCATTGTCAACATGAT AACGGAAGCACTGAAGAAACAACACCTTCCATTTTCTGGACCAGAGGGAGTCAACGAGCACAGTAAAATTGCCTCCAGATTTGAGGATAAAGTTTTCAACACTGCTGCTAACTTG AATGATTACCTTCGGAAAATATCCTTAGAGGTGCTGACGATAGAAAACACGGTTAAAAATGCAGCTGATCCGG CCGGTAAGGCTAATGTCGATGTAGGAAGCCTAATGGACAATAACAGTCTGAGGCCTTCTTATCTTCCCAACAGAGAATCTGCCGTGGACACTGGAGACTGGAGAGCTCAACTGCCACCTGCTACTCGCAAGATGATTGTCAACAATAT AACGGATACACTAGTGAAGCACCATTCCGGGACAGAGAGATCCAACGAGCGCAGGGGATTTGCTGCCAGATTGGAGGAGAATATTTTCAACAGTGCTGATCACCAG ATTGATTACCTTCGCCAAATATCCGCAAAGATATCTCTCCTTGCTGCCAGCAACAGCCTACCCTTGGATCTAG GTCATCTTGGCATAAACAGAGGTGACTGGAGAACTCAACATCCACCAGGTTCACGCCAGAAGAATGTCAACAAGCT ATTAGAAACACTGAAGAAACATGTTCCATATTCTGGGAAAGAAGGAATTGAGGAGCTCATGAGGATTGCTGTCAGCTTCGAGGAGTTAATTTTCAACACTGCGAGAAATCAG GTGGATTACTTGAGCAAAATATCCTTAAAGATGCAGAATTTGGAAGAGGCAACCTAA
- the LOC103872372 gene encoding uncharacterized protein LOC103872372 isoform X3 yields MDTHDWRAQLPSGGRQKVVNKIMATLMKHLPYSGPEGINELKRIAVRFEEKVFSSSVHQNDYLRKISMKMLTMETKSQNVAGSASSIPADSSNLAFDELNNLMINNGNVEPFLLNEEPAIKSGDWRTQLPPGSRQNIVNKIMDTLKKHFPYSGPEGINELKRIAARFEEKIFSSAVHQTDYLRKISMKILTMETKAQNAAGSDSSILADSNNLTLDDIMNHLIKDNAEPSLLNVEPAINSGDWRIQLPPDSRQKNIDKLLETLKKHIPYSGKEGIEELMRVAVSFEELIFNTATSQVDYLSKISSRMQSMEEGSEIKQEEFSKRRKTS; encoded by the exons AATGGCTACACTAATGAAGCACCTTCCATATTCTGGACCAGAAGGAATCAACGAGCTCAAGAGAATAGCTGTTAGGTTCGAGGAGAAAGTTTTCAGCAGTTCTGTTCACCAG AATGATTACCTTCGGAAAATATCTATGAAGATGTTGACTATGGAGACTAAATCGCAAAATGTAGCCGGTTCCGCTTCTTCTATCCCTGCTGATAGTAGCAACCTAGCCTTCGATGAACTTA ACAATCTCATGATCAATAATGGCAATGTAGAGCCTTTTCTCCTGAACGAAGAACCTGCCATAAAATCAGGTGACTGGAGAACTCAACTGCCACCGGGTTCACGACAGAACATCGTCAACAAGAT AATGGATACACTAAAGAAGCACTTTCCGTATTCTGGACCAGAAGGGATTAACGAGCTCAAGAGAATTGCTGCCAGGTTCGAGGAGAAAATTTTCAGCAGTGCTGTTCACCAG acTGATTACCTCCGGAAAATATCGATGAAGATCCTGACTATGGAGACTAAAGCTCAAAATGCAGCTGGTTCCGATTCTTCTATCCTTGCTGATAGTAACAACCTAACCTTGGATGACATTA TGAATCATTTGATCAAGGACAATGCAGAGCCTTCTCTCCTGAACGTGGAACCTGCCATAAACTCAGGTGACTGGAGAATTCAACTGCCACCTGATTCACGCCAGAAGAATATCGACAAGCT ATTGGAAACACTGAAGAAACATATTCCATATTCTGGGAAAGAAGGAATCGAAGAGCTCATGAGAGTTGCTGTCAGCTTCGAGGAGTTAATTTTCAACACCGCGACAAGTCAG GTGGATTACT TGAGCAAAATATCCTCAAGGATGCAGAGTATGGAAGAGGGAAGCGAAATCAAACAAGAGGAGTTTTCAAAACGGCGTAAAACATCCTAA
- the LOC103872372 gene encoding mediator of RNA polymerase II transcription subunit 15a isoform X4, translated as MGPSCPNGERAIDTLDWRTQLQSDARESIVNMITEALKKQHLPFSGPEGVNEHSKIASRFEDKVFNTAANLNDYLRKISLEVLTIENTVKNAADPAGKANVDVGSLMDNNSLRPSYLPNRESAVDTGDWRAQLPPATRKMIVNNITDTLVKHHSGTERSNERRGFAARLEENIFNSADHQIDYLRQISAKISLLAASNSLPLDLGHLGINRGDWRTQHPPGSRQKNVNKLLETLKKHIPYSGKEGIEELMRVAVSFEELIFNTATSQVDYLSKISSRMQSMEEGSEIKQEEFSKRRKTS; from the exons ATGGGGCCTTCTTGTCCCAATGGGGAACGTGCGATTGACACATTAGACTGGAGAACTCAATTGCAGTCTGATGCACGTGAGAGCATTGTCAACATGAT AACGGAAGCACTGAAGAAACAACACCTTCCATTTTCTGGACCAGAGGGAGTCAACGAGCACAGTAAAATTGCCTCCAGATTTGAGGATAAAGTTTTCAACACTGCTGCTAACTTG AATGATTACCTTCGGAAAATATCCTTAGAGGTGCTGACGATAGAAAACACGGTTAAAAATGCAGCTGATCCGG CCGGTAAGGCTAATGTCGATGTAGGAAGCCTAATGGACAATAACAGTCTGAGGCCTTCTTATCTTCCCAACAGAGAATCTGCCGTGGACACTGGAGACTGGAGAGCTCAACTGCCACCTGCTACTCGCAAGATGATTGTCAACAATAT AACGGATACACTAGTGAAGCACCATTCCGGGACAGAGAGATCCAACGAGCGCAGGGGATTTGCTGCCAGATTGGAGGAGAATATTTTCAACAGTGCTGATCACCAG ATTGATTACCTTCGCCAAATATCCGCAAAGATATCTCTCCTTGCTGCCAGCAACAGCCTACCCTTGGATCTAG GTCATCTTGGCATAAACAGAGGTGACTGGAGAACTCAACATCCACCAGGTTCACGCCAGAAGAATGTCAACAAGCT ATTGGAAACACTGAAGAAACATATTCCATATTCTGGGAAAGAAGGAATCGAAGAGCTCATGAGAGTTGCTGTCAGCTTCGAGGAGTTAATTTTCAACACCGCGACAAGTCAG GTGGATTACT TGAGCAAAATATCCTCAAGGATGCAGAGTATGGAAGAGGGAAGCGAAATCAAACAAGAGGAGTTTTCAAAACGGCGTAAAACATCCTAA
- the LOC103872372 gene encoding uncharacterized protein LOC103872372 isoform X2 has protein sequence MGTCVDKGETAMDTHDWRAQLPSGGRQKVVNKIMATLMKHLPYSGPEGINELKRIAVRFEEKVFSSSVHQNDYLRKISMKMLTMETKSQNVAGSASSIPADSSNLAFDELNNLMINNGNVEPFLLNEEPAIKSGDWRTQLPPGSRQNIVNKIMDTLKKHFPYSGPEGINELKRIAARFEEKIFSSAVHQTDYLRKISMKILTMETKAQNAAGSDSSILADSNNLTLDDIMNHLIKDNAEPSLLNVEPAINSGDWRIQLPPDSRQKNIDKLLETLKKHIPYSGKEGIEELMRVAVSFEELIFNTATSQVDYLSKISSRMQSMEEGSEIKQEEFSKRRKTS, from the exons AATGGCTACACTAATGAAGCACCTTCCATATTCTGGACCAGAAGGAATCAACGAGCTCAAGAGAATAGCTGTTAGGTTCGAGGAGAAAGTTTTCAGCAGTTCTGTTCACCAG AATGATTACCTTCGGAAAATATCTATGAAGATGTTGACTATGGAGACTAAATCGCAAAATGTAGCCGGTTCCGCTTCTTCTATCCCTGCTGATAGTAGCAACCTAGCCTTCGATGAACTTA ACAATCTCATGATCAATAATGGCAATGTAGAGCCTTTTCTCCTGAACGAAGAACCTGCCATAAAATCAGGTGACTGGAGAACTCAACTGCCACCGGGTTCACGACAGAACATCGTCAACAAGAT AATGGATACACTAAAGAAGCACTTTCCGTATTCTGGACCAGAAGGGATTAACGAGCTCAAGAGAATTGCTGCCAGGTTCGAGGAGAAAATTTTCAGCAGTGCTGTTCACCAG acTGATTACCTCCGGAAAATATCGATGAAGATCCTGACTATGGAGACTAAAGCTCAAAATGCAGCTGGTTCCGATTCTTCTATCCTTGCTGATAGTAACAACCTAACCTTGGATGACATTA TGAATCATTTGATCAAGGACAATGCAGAGCCTTCTCTCCTGAACGTGGAACCTGCCATAAACTCAGGTGACTGGAGAATTCAACTGCCACCTGATTCACGCCAGAAGAATATCGACAAGCT ATTGGAAACACTGAAGAAACATATTCCATATTCTGGGAAAGAAGGAATCGAAGAGCTCATGAGAGTTGCTGTCAGCTTCGAGGAGTTAATTTTCAACACCGCGACAAGTCAG GTGGATTACT TGAGCAAAATATCCTCAAGGATGCAGAGTATGGAAGAGGGAAGCGAAATCAAACAAGAGGAGTTTTCAAAACGGCGTAAAACATCCTAA